TCACTCTCGCATCACCGTCTTCGAGTGATTCTTGAACATGGACGATGACCGGGCGTTCTCGCATGGCAGCAGCCTACTGCCTGGGACCACCAGGAGTCGGTTTAGACCTCGTCAGGCGCTGCACGGTATGCGGTCGCTTCATTCCCCTGACGAAGACCCCCCNNNNNNNNNNNNNNNNNNNNNNNNNNNNNNNNNNNNNNNNNNNNNNNNNNNNNNNNNNNNNNNNNNNNNNNNNNNNCCTGGGGAAACAACGCTTTGTCATGCCCTGCATTCAAAGCGTCCTCGCCGGCCAGCGGATCCTCGGCAGAGGCCATTCCCGTGCATCTCGAGTGTCCAGTTCACCTATCCGCGTGTCCTCGAAGTACGAAACACAAAGAAAACCAGCCGTTTCTCTAGGCCATCACGGCTCTCGTGGAAGCCCACGCGCGCAGTCGTGCCACGTCCTCGGCGCGTGACACCGACAGCGGTACGGTGGAGCGAATCTCGTCGAGCACCCGTGCGGTCGTGAGCGGTTGGTCGGCGGCGACGGCCCGATACAGGGCGCCCACGATCGCCGTCTCGATCTCGGCACCGGAGAAGCCGGCGGTCTGTGCCACGAGCGTGGTCAGGTCGAAGCATGAGGGATCGTTTGCTCGCTTGGCCAGATGGACTCTGAGGATCTCGCGGCGCGCGTCCTCGTCGGGGAGATCGACGAAGAAGATGTCGTCGAACCGACCCTTGCGAAGCAGTTCCGGAGGCAGCGCATCGATCTGGTTGGCGGTCGCGACGAGAAAGACCTCCTCGGAATGGTCCTGCATCCAGCGCAGGAACGTTCCGAGAAGGCGGCGGGCCACGCCTCCGTCCTGGTCTCCGGTCGCGAATCCTTTCTCGATCTCGTCGATCCAGAGCACGGCCGGAGCCATCGCCTCGATTGTTCGAAGAGAACTGTCGAGACGGTTCTCGGATTCGCCGACGAACCTCCCGTAGAGCCGCGACGGGTCGAGCAGGACGAGCGGCAACCCCCAGGTGCGAGCGAGGGTTTTGGCGATGAGGGACTTTCCACATCCCGGTATGCCCGTGAGCAGGATCCCTCTTGGAGGATCGAGGCCGGGCATTTCGGAGTCCATGGCGATCCGGCGCACCCGCAACCAGGACTTCACTTCTTCCAGACCGCCGACCTCGTCGAGTGTGCCGGCGTCGGATTCGACGAGCTCGAGGACTCCGTCTGTGTTCAGGAGATCGGCTTTGGCGGCTCGCAAGGCCGAGATGTCGTTCGATCCGAGCCTGCCGTCCTGGAGTGCCTGGCGCTGGATGAGGCCGGCGGCCTCACGAAGCGTGATTCCTTTCAATGCGTTCGCGACCTCGGTGAGGTGGTCGTTGTCGAGGACCACCGGGAACCCACGATCCGCGAGCCGCCGAACGGTCCTTCTGACGAGCCGGAGCAGTTCCGCTTCGCTGGGCGGATGCAGCCTCCAGCGGTGGGCCAGTCCCTTGATCTCCTCCGGAAGATCGGGATGCGGGGCGGTGAGGATGATCGTCTGACTCCGGCGCTGCGCCTGGGCCAGCTCCTTGATTCGGCGGACGACGATCGGGTCGCGAAGGATCGGGTTGGCATCGGCGAACACGAATGCCCCCGGTGTCGAGATCTCTGCAATGAACCCGAGTGCCTGGTTCGGGTCGGTGCTCTGATACTGGGCCTGCTGCCGATCTCGGGCCAGACCTTGGGTTGAGGACCACGTCCAGACCGGAATGTCGAGTTCCCCGGCAGCGCTTCTCAGGACTTCAAGGAATCGTGGCTCCTCGTCTGTGGCGACGACGAGCAATGGGTACTGGGAAGCGAGCAGAACTCGAAGGTCGCCGGTGTTGTCCATGATCACAGATATCGCCCGCATCCGGGGGGACACTTAGGAGTTCCGGGGCACCTGCCGGGTTCAGAACTCGATGTGCCCGTCGCGATACGGACCGGGGGGCAATGACCCGGCGTCGGCTCGGCATCGGTCTCTTCGATACATCTGCCACGATGCCGCAGTCCGAACGTCGGCTCAGGGAGTGAGGTCGGCCAGTCCCTCGAGGACTCTGGCGACTTCCTCGAGGGTGTTGTAGTGGACGAATCCGACCCGGACCGCTCCTCCGGTTTCCAGCAGTCCGAACCGGTCCATGATGTTCAGCGCGTAGTAGTGACCCGACCACACGAAGATGCCTTCCTCGGCCAAACGCGTGGCCGCCACGTGCGGGTGCACACCGTCGATCGTCACTGCAAACGTAGGTACCCTGTCCTCGATCCGATCCACGCCCCAGAGGTGGGCGCCGTCGATGGCGGCGATGCCATCGAGGAACGCCCTCGCCATGTCGGATTCGTGTTGTCCGATCCACTCATAGGCAGCTATGAGTCGGCTGCGCCGAGGGCGGTCGGTGCCGACTGGAGCCAGGTTCGCGAGGTACTCCACGGCGGCGGCGACACCGGCGAGCGATTCAAAGCTCTGTGTTCCCGTTTCCCATTTCTCAGGTGGCTCCTCGGGGGCCGGGCGCACCTTGTATGCATCGATCCGGTCGAGAAGGTCGGTACGACCGTAGAGGACCCCCGTGTGTGGCCCGAAGAACTTGTATGCGGAACAGACGAGGAAGTCACAACCGATCTCGGCGACATCGAGCAGGCGGTGCGGTGTCGAGTGCACCGCGTCCACGAAGACGAGTGCACCCGCTGCATGCGCCCGGCGGGTCACCTCTTTGACATCGACTTTGGTTCCGAGGGCATTGGAGGCAGCGGTCACGGCCACGAGTCTGGTTCTCTCCGACAGGGAGCGATCGAGGTCGTCGAGATCGAGCGTTCCGTCGTCCCGGACTCCCACCTGCCGCACAACGGCGCCGGCGTCACGGGCGGCGAGCACCCATGGGGTGACGTTGGCATCGTGGTCGAGCGTCGTGACGATGACCTCGTCGCCTTCGTGCCACGAGTGGCCGATCGCCCTGCTCATGGAGAATGTGAGCGAGGTCATGTTCTGGCCGAATGCGATCTCGCCCGGGTGTTCTGCC
This region of Actinomycetota bacterium genomic DNA includes:
- a CDS encoding AAA family ATPase; protein product: MRAISVIMDNTGDLRVLLASQYPLLVVATDEEPRFLEVLRSAAGELDIPVWTWSSTQGLARDRQQAQYQSTDPNQALGFIAEISTPGAFVFADANPILRDPIVVRRIKELAQAQRRSQTIILTAPHPDLPEEIKGLAHRWRLHPPSEAELLRLVRRTVRRLADRGFPVVLDNDHLTEVANALKGITLREAAGLIQRQALQDGRLGSNDISALRAAKADLLNTDGVLELVESDAGTLDEVGGLEEVKSWLRVRRIAMDSEMPGLDPPRGILLTGIPGCGKSLIAKTLARTWGLPLVLLDPSRLYGRFVGESENRLDSSLRTIEAMAPAVLWIDEIEKGFATGDQDGGVARRLLGTFLRWMQDHSEEVFLVATANQIDALPPELLRKGRFDDIFFVDLPDEDARREILRVHLAKRANDPSCFDLTTLVAQTAGFSGAEIETAIVGALYRAVAADQPLTTARVLDEIRSTVPLSVSRAEDVARLRAWASTRAVMA
- a CDS encoding cysteine desulfurase-like protein → MLATIRSRFPALSRTQDGRQVAWLDGPGGTQTPRSVIDAMAATLTAGVSNLSSHFAPGRDAITITDAARSAMAELLGAEHPGEIAFGQNMTSLTFSMSRAIGHSWHEGDEVIVTTLDHDANVTPWVLAARDAGAVVRQVGVRDDGTLDLDDLDRSLSERTRLVAVTAASNALGTKVDVKEVTRRAHAAGALVFVDAVHSTPHRLLDVAEIGCDFLVCSAYKFFGPHTGVLYGRTDLLDRIDAYKVRPAPEEPPEKWETGTQSFESLAGVAAAVEYLANLAPVGTDRPRRSRLIAAYEWIGQHESDMARAFLDGIAAIDGAHLWGVDRIEDRVPTFAVTIDGVHPHVAATRLAEEGIFVWSGHYYALNIMDRFGLLETGGAVRVGFVHYNTLEEVARVLEGLADLTP